One region of Dokdonia sp. 4H-3-7-5 genomic DNA includes:
- a CDS encoding lipopolysaccharide biosynthesis protein: MSSLKSLFKHTFVYGLATVLPRVLTALLTRLYTGYLPDKEAFGEVTIVFSYVMILNVLLTYGMETAFFRFFNDDKYSAKTLSTSLIALLVSTVAFTIIAFLGIDTLSQISDVPATYWRWVILIIAFDTLTVIPFAYMRAQKKSGTYAFIKLLNVVISTGLSVILLVWLPGLDGVSSWLPSDKIELVFIAFCLPSVLTFLIVIKPYFVKWSFDVGLWKKMVTYGAPILLAGLAFAINESFDKILLEKLLPEDIAKGEVAIYGACYKLSIGMTLFATAFRIGIEPFFFSEAKNENAQVMYAQITKAFVVLGSIALFAYVVLVDVVKVMLLDGEEYWEGMYIVPLILVAYLFFGIYQTLSVWYKVTDKTRYGAYISVGGAILTIVINVTLIPRIGYLASAIATCSAYGLMMIVSYLMGRKHLAVPYDVKNILLYLVMSITFSCVFFYGFRDYFGVGSLPLYLVGVGMIVVLIGFISFREKELLLRLLKRK, from the coding sequence TTGAGTTCTCTTAAAAGCCTTTTCAAACACACCTTTGTGTATGGTCTCGCGACGGTATTACCGCGCGTTCTTACGGCTCTACTCACACGTCTCTATACTGGATATTTACCAGACAAGGAGGCCTTTGGAGAAGTGACTATCGTATTTTCTTATGTGATGATACTCAACGTGCTTCTTACGTATGGTATGGAAACAGCTTTTTTTAGATTTTTTAATGATGATAAGTATAGTGCTAAGACGCTATCTACATCCCTTATAGCCTTACTGGTTTCTACAGTTGCATTCACGATTATAGCATTTTTGGGTATTGATACGCTATCTCAAATATCCGACGTTCCTGCTACGTACTGGAGGTGGGTGATACTAATTATTGCATTTGATACGCTTACCGTAATCCCTTTTGCATACATGAGAGCGCAAAAGAAGTCGGGAACATATGCATTTATAAAATTGCTCAATGTTGTAATCTCAACAGGACTCTCTGTAATATTACTAGTATGGCTACCTGGTTTAGATGGTGTTTCTAGTTGGTTACCTTCAGATAAGATAGAGCTCGTTTTCATAGCATTTTGTTTACCAAGTGTTCTCACTTTTTTAATTGTAATCAAGCCATATTTTGTAAAGTGGTCTTTTGACGTAGGCTTGTGGAAGAAGATGGTTACGTATGGAGCACCTATATTGTTAGCAGGGCTTGCTTTTGCAATAAATGAATCTTTTGATAAGATCTTATTAGAAAAATTACTACCAGAAGATATTGCCAAAGGGGAAGTGGCTATTTATGGAGCCTGCTATAAACTATCCATTGGCATGACTTTGTTTGCTACTGCATTTAGAATAGGGATTGAACCTTTCTTTTTTAGCGAAGCAAAAAATGAAAATGCACAAGTCATGTATGCTCAGATTACAAAGGCATTCGTAGTCTTAGGCTCTATTGCATTATTTGCTTATGTGGTCCTCGTAGACGTTGTAAAAGTGATGTTGCTCGATGGAGAAGAGTACTGGGAAGGCATGTACATCGTGCCACTCATTCTCGTAGCATACCTCTTTTTTGGAATTTATCAAACGCTGTCCGTATGGTATAAAGTGACAGATAAAACTAGGTATGGTGCATACATTTCTGTTGGCGGTGCTATTCTCACTATTGTTATAAATGTAACGTTAATACCTAGAATAGGATATCTCGCGAGCGCAATTGCAACCTGCAGCGCATACGGATTAATGATGATTGTGTCGTATCTCATGGGACGCAAACATTTAGCAGTTCCTTATGATGTAAAAAATATACTTTTGTATCTAGTCATGAGTATTACATTTTCTTGTGTGTTCTTCTATGGTTTTAGAGATTATTTTGGTGTTGGGAGCTTGCCATTGTATCTTGTAGGAGTCGGTATGATTGTAGTACTAATAGGCTTTATTAGCTTTCGCGAAAAAGAGCTTTTATTAAGATTATTGAAAAGAAAATAA
- the dut gene encoding dUTP diphosphatase, with amino-acid sequence MKIKVINKSEHALPHYETIASAGMDLRANITESITIGSLERAIVPTGIFMELPIGVEAQVRPRSGLAAKKGITVLNAPGTIDADYRGEVGVILVNLSNEPFIIENGERIAQMVIAKHEQAQWEEVTELSTTDRGEGGFGSTGVK; translated from the coding sequence ATGAAGATTAAAGTAATTAATAAAAGTGAACACGCACTTCCTCACTATGAAACCATTGCTAGTGCAGGAATGGATTTACGTGCAAATATCACAGAGTCAATCACGATAGGTTCATTAGAAAGAGCCATTGTTCCTACCGGAATATTTATGGAACTTCCTATAGGTGTTGAGGCACAGGTAAGACCACGTAGCGGACTAGCTGCCAAAAAAGGGATCACCGTACTCAATGCTCCAGGAACCATAGATGCAGATTATAGAGGAGAAGTAGGAGTAATTCTTGTAAACCTTTCTAATGAGCCGTTTATAATTGAAAATGGTGAACGCATTGCACAAATGGTCATAGCAAAGCACGAGCAAGCACAATGGGAAGAAGTTACAGAACTTTCAACCACAGATCGTGGTGAAGGCGGTTTTGGGAGTACTGGGGTAAAATAA